From a region of the Bacteroidota bacterium genome:
- a CDS encoding type II toxin-antitoxin system RelE/ParE family toxin, producing the protein MIINFLDQATEDIYNGFDTKQARRIPSVIWKIAIRKLDLLNAAHDLMDLRIPPSNRLEALKGNFKGKHSIRINDQYRIVFEWTQSNAKDVQIIDYH; encoded by the coding sequence GTGATAATCAATTTCCTAGACCAGGCCACCGAAGACATTTACAATGGTTTTGACACCAAACAAGCTAGACGAATTCCGTCTGTCATTTGGAAAATCGCTATTAGAAAACTCGACCTATTGAATGCCGCTCATGATTTGATGGATCTCCGGATACCACCGTCAAATCGATTGGAAGCACTCAAGGGTAATTTTAAAGGCAAACATTCTATTCGAATCAATGATCAATACAGGATTGTCTTCGAATGGACTCAAAGCAATGCAAAAGATGTTCAAATCATTGATTATCATTAA
- a CDS encoding alpha/beta hydrolase, translating to MKINIIFVSLVSLILASCDFIVNKFSFFPDKTTVIHEDQLPINCKKINILTSDNIRLDALYFSNNDNSKNVIIYFHGNGGNIYYRIRECEQLSQMGLNVLLVSYRGYAKSEGSPSEKGVYIDGESAVNYATNELKFKLSNVVIFGRSLGTAIAIEVSQFKEISKLILITPLSSGGDVADVNGYGSLRLISGNPFNSIKKINNIRCPILVIHGDKDEVIPYNLGKKIFDTFKGTKILITVKNGDHNNLENVDPKLYWGSIESYLK from the coding sequence ATGAAAATAAATATAATTTTTGTTTCGCTCGTATCATTAATTTTAGCCTCATGCGATTTCATCGTCAATAAATTTTCTTTTTTCCCAGATAAAACTACTGTGATTCATGAAGATCAATTGCCTATAAATTGTAAAAAAATAAACATTTTGACTTCCGATAACATTCGGCTTGATGCTTTGTATTTCTCTAATAATGATAATTCTAAAAATGTGATCATATATTTCCATGGAAATGGTGGAAATATTTATTATAGAATTAGAGAATGTGAACAACTTTCACAAATGGGGTTAAATGTCCTTCTTGTGAGTTATCGAGGTTACGCAAAAAGCGAAGGAAGTCCGAGCGAGAAAGGAGTTTATATTGATGGCGAATCTGCGGTAAATTACGCAACAAATGAACTAAAATTTAAATTAAGCAATGTAGTAATATTTGGACGATCACTTGGTACAGCCATTGCAATTGAAGTTTCTCAATTCAAAGAGATTTCAAAACTCATTCTGATTACGCCATTGTCATCAGGTGGTGATGTTGCTGATGTTAATGGGTATGGAAGTTTAAGACTTATTTCTGGTAATCCGTTTAACTCCATAAAAAAAATTAACAATATCCGTTGCCCAATTTTAGTAATTCATGGAGATAAGGATGAAGTAATTCCTTATAATCTTGGAAAGAAAATATTCGACACATTTAAAGGTACAAAAATCTTAATTACCGTAAAAAATGGCGATCACAATAATCTTGAAAATGTCGATCCGAAATTATATTGGGGATCAATTGAATCATATTTAAAATGA
- a CDS encoding T9SS type A sorting domain-containing protein: protein MINKIIKLNLFFIVFLNSQTTGYLPLDIGNEWTFGTLYTHGKIKVVSEELINGKVYKLVYCSIGHPDTMFLRQEDSKVYHYSKYDSLEILYYDFTAPKDYMFFDKGGYFRKCIENKLTTYLNVERRSWGFVYGRSCVDCSFYQYLIDSIGWYRLEGAFYYLVLTEVVINGKRIITKVDKNHDNIIDTYYLSLVVYPNPFNPNTTIQYSIPTSSNVRIDLYDILGQKKMSVYERFSSSGLNNIILEGNNLSSGMYFLRLLTASGSITKKVYLLK, encoded by the coding sequence ATGATTAATAAAATAATAAAATTGAATTTATTCTTTATAGTCTTCCTTAATTCGCAGACTACAGGATATTTACCCCTTGATATAGGTAATGAATGGACATTTGGTACTCTCTATACCCATGGGAAAATAAAAGTTGTATCCGAAGAGCTTATTAACGGAAAAGTTTACAAACTTGTGTATTGTTCAATTGGACATCCTGATACAATGTTTTTAAGACAAGAAGATAGCAAGGTATATCATTACTCCAAGTATGATTCATTGGAAATATTGTATTACGATTTTACTGCGCCCAAAGATTATATGTTTTTTGATAAGGGAGGTTATTTTCGTAAATGTATCGAAAATAAATTAACCACATATCTTAACGTTGAAAGACGTTCGTGGGGATTTGTTTATGGAAGGAGTTGTGTTGATTGTTCTTTTTATCAATATTTAATCGATAGTATTGGGTGGTATAGATTAGAAGGTGCTTTCTATTATTTAGTACTAACAGAAGTTGTAATAAATGGGAAACGTATAATCACAAAGGTTGACAAAAACCATGATAATATTATTGATACATATTATTTAAGTTTGGTTGTTTATCCAAACCCATTTAATCCAAATACAACTATTCAATATTCAATTCCAACAAGTTCCAACGTCCGAATCGATTTGTACGATATTTTGGGTCAAAAGAAGATGAGTGTTTATGAGCGATTTTCTTCCAGTGGTTTGAATAATATAATATTGGAAGGGAATAATCTATCTTCAGGAATGTATTTTTTACGTTTGTTAACTGCAAGTGGTAGTATTACAAAAAAAGTGTATTTGCTAAAATGA
- a CDS encoding VOC family protein, whose product MKFQAAVVLTFFCFISLPELFAQSDAPPPLTFNHLALSVRDVNRSSEFYRNVLGLTEITNRARLEGVRWFSLGEQKELHLIAILKDTVTVNKAVHLALTTSDFDLLIKILERMKVAYSDWPGTLNKINIRADGIKQIFFQDPDGYWIEVNSVAQK is encoded by the coding sequence ATGAAGTTCCAAGCTGCCGTCGTGCTGACATTTTTCTGCTTCATCTCATTGCCAGAATTATTTGCTCAATCGGACGCTCCGCCACCTTTGACATTCAATCATTTGGCATTATCAGTAAGAGATGTAAATCGTTCTTCGGAGTTCTATAGAAATGTACTTGGTTTAACCGAAATAACTAATCGAGCAAGATTGGAGGGCGTACGTTGGTTTTCTCTGGGAGAGCAAAAGGAGTTGCATTTGATAGCCATTCTAAAAGATACGGTAACTGTAAACAAAGCCGTCCATCTTGCCCTGACTACAAGTGACTTTGATTTACTCATTAAAATACTTGAAAGAATGAAAGTAGCTTATTCGGATTGGCCAGGTACTCTAAACAAAATTAACATAAGAGCGGATGGGATTAAGCAGATCTTCTTTCAAGACCCAGATGGATATTGGATAGAAGTAAATAGTGTTGCACAAAAATGA
- a CDS encoding dihydrofolate reductase family protein: protein MRKITLAVRQTMDGVIQDPNTPSDYFKQGWSPAFWDDKAMAVYDSIFGAPFDLLLGRKTYDVFAGYWPHHTKGFVIAEGIAKANKYVLTHREDTFAWDNTFRLRGIDDIKKLKASEGRDLLIQGSASLYPPLLVEGLIDKIYILTFPVVIGSGQHLFGPGTPISTFRLVRTEVSTTGIIIANYEPSGETPIRPKE from the coding sequence ATGAGAAAGATTACTCTCGCAGTCCGTCAAACGATGGATGGTGTTATCCAAGATCCGAACACGCCATCTGACTACTTTAAGCAGGGCTGGTCCCCAGCGTTCTGGGATGACAAGGCTATGGCAGTTTATGACAGCATATTTGGAGCACCCTTCGACCTGCTTTTAGGCCGTAAAACTTACGATGTATTTGCCGGCTATTGGCCACATCACACAAAAGGTTTTGTCATCGCCGAAGGTATTGCAAAAGCAAACAAGTATGTGTTGACGCACAGAGAAGATACTTTTGCTTGGGATAACACATTCAGACTTCGCGGAATAGATGATATAAAGAAACTAAAGGCAAGTGAAGGTCGCGACCTACTCATCCAAGGCAGCGCTTCACTCTATCCACCACTTCTTGTCGAAGGATTGATTGACAAGATTTACATCTTGACCTTCCCGGTAGTAATCGGGAGTGGCCAACATCTATTTGGACCCGGTACGCCAATTAGCACTTTTAGACTCGTTAGAACCGAAGTTTCGACAACAGGGATTATTATTGCTAACTACGAACCGTCAGGGGAGACACCCATCCGACCCAAAGAGTGA
- a CDS encoding helix-turn-helix transcriptional regulator — MEKNKKQKLEAAGWKIGSVDEFLNLNQQESEYIELKLSLSKNLQKRRRLLKLTQKDFAKMIKSSQSRVAKMESGDPTVTIDLLVKSLLTLKAPKNSLARILPR; from the coding sequence ATGGAAAAGAACAAAAAACAAAAACTGGAAGCAGCCGGCTGGAAAATTGGAAGTGTTGATGAATTTCTCAATCTCAACCAGCAAGAATCCGAATATATTGAACTAAAGCTCTCGTTAAGTAAAAACCTTCAAAAACGTCGCCGTTTATTAAAATTGACTCAAAAAGACTTTGCAAAAATGATAAAGTCTAGTCAATCTCGTGTTGCAAAAATGGAATCCGGTGATCCCACTGTTACGATTGATTTATTGGTGAAATCATTACTAACCCTAAAGGCACCGAAGAACTCTCTCGCACGAATTCTTCCTCGATAA
- a CDS encoding T9SS type A sorting domain-containing protein, with protein sequence MKNILLLIILTLYAFLFLPIKTWAQWKKTSLSTSSQISAIFAQDNVLYAAIGYEGVFVSTDAGNTWISINGNLTDTNVYDFKRNEKYLFVTTNSGVFRSGDSGKTWSLVNSGLPFYPYATGLAIKGTTLYVGISGAGIFQSKNNGNIWSPIDGHEMSYYRFDVSGDTLYAVGNQGLARLIGTSTDLEWIKYSSVPDFAVNGKILIYSWRDPNGRPSQLKGMYVSKDGGKSYQHINELVFSQIIAVDANFIAQISDSVFISSDIGNSWVNINNGLSKNYIRSFASDGIYIFAGIDGKGLWRRPLSEMITRVNNHNDGVQNFVLNQNYPNPFNPITTISVTLSFRSFISLKVFDFLGRENIILANGEFSSGNHSFQWNAQNMSSGVYFYRLQSGLFVETKKLVLLK encoded by the coding sequence ATGAAAAATATTTTGTTGTTAATTATTTTAACTTTATATGCATTCTTATTTTTGCCGATTAAAACTTGGGCTCAATGGAAAAAGACCAGTCTTTCTACTTCATCACAAATTTCAGCAATTTTTGCTCAAGATAATGTTCTATATGCAGCGATAGGATATGAGGGAGTTTTTGTATCTACTGATGCTGGAAATACATGGATTTCAATTAACGGCAATTTAACGGACACTAATGTTTATGATTTTAAAAGAAACGAAAAATATCTTTTTGTAACAACTAATAGTGGTGTATTTCGTTCAGGCGATAGTGGCAAAACTTGGTCTCTTGTCAATTCTGGCTTACCATTCTATCCTTATGCTACCGGTTTGGCTATAAAAGGTACGACATTATATGTTGGCATTTCTGGGGCAGGAATATTTCAATCCAAGAATAACGGTAATATTTGGTCACCAATTGATGGACATGAAATGAGCTATTATCGTTTTGATGTAAGCGGAGATACTCTATATGCTGTTGGGAATCAAGGGCTTGCGCGATTGATAGGAACAAGCACCGATTTAGAATGGATAAAATATTCATCCGTTCCAGACTTTGCTGTCAACGGAAAAATTCTTATTTACTCGTGGCGGGATCCAAATGGGAGACCTTCACAGCTGAAAGGGATGTACGTTTCTAAAGATGGAGGAAAAAGTTATCAACATATAAATGAGCTTGTTTTTTCCCAGATTATCGCTGTTGATGCTAATTTCATAGCACAAATTTCTGATAGTGTGTTTATTTCAAGCGATATTGGAAATAGTTGGGTTAATATCAATAATGGACTATCTAAAAATTACATTAGATCTTTTGCGTCTGATGGAATTTACATTTTTGCAGGTATAGATGGAAAAGGTTTGTGGCGTAGGCCATTATCCGAAATGATTACTAGGGTTAATAATCATAATGACGGAGTTCAAAATTTTGTACTAAATCAAAATTATCCAAACCCGTTTAATCCAATAACAACTATTTCAGTTACCCTTTCATTTAGATCATTTATATCGCTAAAAGTATTTGATTTTCTTGGACGGGAAAATATCATTTTAGCAAACGGAGAGTTTTCTTCAGGGAATCATTCATTTCAATGGAATGCGCAAAACATGTCTAGCGGGGTATATTTTTATCGACTGCAATCTGGTTTGTTTGTTGAGACTAAGAAATTAGTTTTACTAAAATAA
- a CDS encoding HigA family addiction module antitoxin: MIPKNRKPTHPGEILLEEFLRPMELSQLELARRMGVPVQRVNTLINGKRDMTAETAVLLSRVLKTSSEFWMNLQVACDLYIAKQHLEHAA, translated from the coding sequence ATGATACCCAAAAACAGAAAACCTACTCATCCTGGCGAAATTCTTTTAGAAGAATTCTTACGGCCAATGGAACTAAGTCAATTAGAATTAGCTCGCCGAATGGGTGTGCCTGTGCAAAGAGTTAACACACTGATCAATGGCAAACGTGACATGACTGCAGAAACTGCGGTGCTATTATCACGTGTCTTAAAAACCTCTTCCGAATTCTGGATGAATTTACAAGTTGCTTGCGATCTTTACATCGCAAAACAACACCTCGAGCACGCCGCTTAA
- a CDS encoding cupin domain-containing protein: MSSELVISSQLNWEPIVLDGKTIEGIYSKTLRYAQDKKRPIRLLLKIEAGASYPAHNYPGGDELFVLEGEVNYGKYLLKKDDYLLVPPNPSLVVFSNIGCIMLFALAK, from the coding sequence ATGTCATCGGAATTAGTAATAAGTTCACAATTAAATTGGGAACCAATTGTTTTAGACGGTAAAACGATTGAAGGTATTTATTCAAAAACTCTTAGATACGCCCAAGATAAAAAACGACCAATTAGACTCTTGCTAAAAATTGAAGCCGGTGCTTCATATCCAGCGCACAACTATCCAGGAGGAGATGAACTATTTGTATTGGAGGGTGAAGTTAATTACGGAAAATATTTGCTCAAGAAAGATGATTATTTACTCGTGCCACCTAATCCCAGTCTTGTGGTGTTTTCAAATATTGGCTGCATAATGTTATTCGCATTGGCAAAATAG
- a CDS encoding TfoX/Sxy family protein — protein MAYNTILADRIRHQLIRRRNFTEKKMFGGICFLLNGNMCCGVIGQELIIRVTTQQAESFLREKDIRAFDFTGKPSKNMIYVGSNALQSDTDLKKWLVITMDYVKSLPKKN, from the coding sequence ATGGCATATAACACAATTTTAGCGGACCGTATTCGGCATCAATTAATCAGACGCAGGAATTTTACTGAAAAGAAGATGTTTGGTGGAATATGCTTTTTGCTTAATGGTAATATGTGTTGTGGTGTTATTGGACAGGAATTGATTATACGAGTTACCACACAACAAGCAGAATCCTTTCTCCGAGAGAAAGATATTAGGGCATTCGATTTTACAGGTAAGCCCAGCAAGAATATGATTTATGTTGGTTCAAATGCTCTACAAAGTGATACCGATTTGAAGAAATGGCTAGTGATTACTATGGATTATGTAAAATCACTTCCCAAAAAAAATTGA
- a CDS encoding DUF2628 domain-containing protein, producing the protein MSEILINNICSFCENEISIDSENIEGLSLCKNCSSNKKFVDNRIKEISNKLSNYYVLELLKIGYSAKEYGGQWNWSAFFGGAVWALFKRLWKSTIFFTVIFILLLSTFYFLAIVFQVMYHFYLGHNGNRMIYDLVINKKHTIY; encoded by the coding sequence ATGAGCGAGATTCTAATTAATAACATATGTTCGTTTTGTGAAAATGAAATATCAATAGATTCAGAGAACATCGAAGGTTTATCGTTATGCAAGAATTGTTCTTCGAACAAAAAATTTGTTGATAATAGAATCAAAGAAATATCAAATAAATTATCCAATTATTACGTATTAGAGTTATTGAAAATTGGTTATTCTGCTAAAGAATATGGTGGTCAATGGAATTGGAGTGCATTTTTTGGCGGCGCAGTATGGGCACTTTTCAAAAGATTATGGAAAAGTACGATATTCTTCACCGTGATATTTATTTTGCTACTTTCAACCTTTTATTTTTTAGCAATTGTGTTTCAAGTGATGTACCATTTTTATCTTGGTCATAATGGTAACCGTATGATTTATGATTTGGTAATAAATAAAAAACATACTATTTATTAA
- a CDS encoding DUF3303 family protein: MLYMVYEKFKTVGAKAVYQRSKERGRMLPEGLNYVSSWVDLEFTKCFQLIETEDYALFSKWTDQWKDIVGFEIIPVRTSAEAMAVIAPTL, translated from the coding sequence ATGTTATATATGGTTTACGAAAAATTCAAAACGGTTGGCGCAAAAGCTGTTTACCAACGATCGAAAGAACGAGGAAGGATGTTACCGGAGGGATTGAATTATGTATCAAGTTGGGTTGATTTAGAATTCACGAAATGTTTTCAATTGATCGAAACGGAAGATTATGCACTGTTTTCAAAATGGACCGACCAATGGAAGGATATAGTGGGATTCGAGATAATTCCGGTTAGAACTTCGGCAGAAGCAATGGCGGTAATTGCGCCAACCTTATAA
- a CDS encoding carboxypeptidase-like regulatory domain-containing protein, with protein sequence MKNIILIIVLIVYSTGCKGDPGPAGPTMYGDIAGNIFLYSDNGQVLKDNSGVTITLDGRQYSTQSLPNGTWKLSGVPAGIYDIVFSKPGYITYKEYGVQFVGGGTLFLYYRIWLSQIPPTTIIEFKLTQSSNNTSVFAKGKISSADSLNRIIRILFSKEPFTTSATINFLFSQYVGVPADSTSFSSVFAFNEDYKTSYELSSGSTLYALAFAAPRSGGYYYNYNPFANSYEMYTTGLVFSNSQVIIVP encoded by the coding sequence ATGAAAAACATAATCTTAATAATTGTATTAATTGTTTATTCAACAGGATGTAAAGGTGACCCGGGGCCTGCAGGCCCAACGATGTATGGTGATATTGCAGGCAACATATTTTTATATTCCGACAATGGGCAAGTACTTAAAGATAATAGCGGTGTAACAATTACATTAGATGGAAGACAATATTCTACTCAATCGTTACCTAATGGGACTTGGAAATTAAGCGGTGTGCCGGCGGGTATATATGATATAGTATTTTCAAAACCTGGATACATAACTTATAAAGAATATGGAGTACAATTTGTTGGGGGAGGCACTCTTTTCCTTTATTATAGAATTTGGTTGTCACAAATACCGCCAACAACAATTATTGAGTTTAAATTAACTCAATCAAGTAATAACACTTCAGTGTTTGCCAAAGGAAAAATATCTAGTGCCGATTCTCTTAATAGGATAATCAGGATATTATTTTCAAAAGAACCTTTTACAACGTCTGCTACAATAAACTTTTTATTCAGTCAATATGTTGGTGTTCCAGCAGATTCAACATCATTTTCGAGTGTATTTGCCTTTAATGAAGACTATAAAACAAGCTATGAATTGTCCAGTGGTTCTACATTATATGCATTAGCATTTGCCGCACCACGTAGCGGGGGATACTATTATAATTATAATCCCTTTGCTAATTCTTATGAGATGTACACTACTGGATTAGTATTTTCAAATAGTCAAGTCATTATTGTTCCATAA
- a CDS encoding DUF6429 family protein yields MNIDESKVDEIVLALLHLTSFKDSEIKRSWKSYDWNVLDRLHAKGFISDPKTKAKSVILSDEGVQQVQLVIKKYFSQAG; encoded by the coding sequence ATGAATATAGACGAATCAAAAGTAGATGAAATCGTTTTGGCATTGTTACACCTAACGAGTTTTAAGGACAGCGAAATAAAAAGATCGTGGAAATCGTACGATTGGAATGTTTTAGACAGGTTACACGCGAAAGGTTTTATCAGTGATCCAAAAACAAAGGCGAAATCGGTAATACTATCCGATGAGGGGGTGCAACAAGTTCAGTTGGTCATTAAAAAATATTTTAGTCAGGCTGGCTAA
- a CDS encoding type II toxin-antitoxin system RelE/ParE family toxin has protein sequence MSNDHKPLAWLHGEVKTPPMSQAARIETGFLLRKLQRGDLISLPWSRPMPSIGPRCHELRITDETTIWRLIYRIDPDAIVILEIFKKKTQQTPKNIIDQCKKRIRLYDAQ, from the coding sequence ATGAGCAATGATCATAAACCACTTGCCTGGTTACATGGTGAAGTAAAAACTCCGCCAATGTCACAAGCTGCAAGAATAGAAACTGGATTCCTACTTCGCAAACTGCAGCGTGGTGATTTGATCTCGCTTCCTTGGTCTCGTCCTATGCCATCAATTGGACCACGCTGCCATGAATTACGAATAACTGATGAAACTACAATTTGGCGGTTAATCTATCGTATTGATCCGGATGCAATTGTCATTCTTGAAATATTTAAGAAAAAGACACAACAAACACCCAAAAATATTATTGACCAATGTAAAAAGCGAATTCGTTTATATGACGCTCAATAA